From a region of the Impatiens glandulifera chromosome 4, dImpGla2.1, whole genome shotgun sequence genome:
- the LOC124936334 gene encoding vacuolar protein-sorting-associated protein 37 homolog 1-like, protein MFKSFWGSQEKQDQQQIPTNSWYPPPSGSSTTVHNRFSDRPQSLSPVSPSEAAGFVSVLKDKSLDELRKLLSDKDAYYHFLLSLDQVKTQNNVRDELRKETVQLARSNLEKEPQIMELRNQCRIIRTTELAASLEKLNELERQKGDILKFYSPSSLLQRLEDAMKKNDEESERLHEQLVEREIEVSVFVQKYKKIRNTYHRRALTHLAAKTSLPT, encoded by the exons ATGTTCAAGTCCTTCTG GGGTTCTCAAGAGAAACAGGATCAACAACAGATCCCTACAAACTCATGGTATCCTCCTCCTTCTGGAAGCTCTACCACTGTACATAATAGGTTTTCAGATCGCCCACAATCATTGTCTCCCGTTTCACCTTCTGAGGCTGCTGGATTTGTTTCtgtattaaaagataaaag TCTGGATGAATTAAGGAAGCTTTTGTCTGATAAAGATGCATACTATCACTTCTTACTTTCACTTGATCAGGTCAAAACACAAAACAAT GTAAGAGATGAACTTCGCAAGGAAACCGTGCAGCTGGCTA ggtcaaatcTGGAGAAAGAACCTCAGATAATGGAACTAAGGAATCAG TGCAGGATTATTCGAACAACTGAATTGGCTGCTTCATTGGAGAAGCTAAACGAGTTGGAGAGACAAAAAGGCGATATACTCAAGTTTTACTCCCCTTCATCCTTGCTCCAGAGGCTTGAAG ATGCAATGAAGAAGAATGATGAGGAATCGGAGAGATTGCACGAGCAGCTGGTGGAAAGAGAGATCGAGGTTAGTGTTTTTGTTCAGAAATACAAGAAGATCAGGAACACATACCATAGGCGCGCACTCACACATCTCGCAGCAAAGACATCTCTACCTACATGA